Proteins encoded within one genomic window of Aerosakkonema funiforme FACHB-1375:
- a CDS encoding TniQ family protein, whose protein sequence is MKPYTPWVFRVQPYPGESFGHFLSRFRLANQLSSKGLARVLGLTEKTVAFWEVPSRLRSPNHQQLSLLAPLVGLDIEHLAAMLPPPRPQMYLATRLCAACYREAPAHKVAWQLVANPNCDRHQLNLLSACPVCGTCFELPALWEKGCCGECGSPFEQMVIYQQPSLSTQK, encoded by the coding sequence ATGAAACCATATACTCCTTGGGTATTTCGGGTTCAACCCTACCCAGGAGAAAGTTTTGGTCATTTCTTAAGTCGGTTTCGACTCGCCAACCAACTCAGTAGCAAAGGATTAGCAAGAGTACTAGGTTTAACCGAGAAAACAGTAGCTTTTTGGGAAGTACCATCGCGATTGCGATCGCCCAACCATCAACAACTCTCACTATTAGCACCATTAGTTGGATTAGACATAGAACACCTAGCAGCCATGCTGCCACCACCTCGTCCACAAATGTACCTAGCGACAAGGTTGTGTGCCGCCTGTTATCGGGAAGCACCAGCCCACAAAGTAGCTTGGCAATTAGTCGCTAACCCCAACTGCGATCGTCATCAATTAAACTTGTTATCAGCTTGTCCGGTATGCGGGACTTGTTTTGAATTACCCGCTCTGTGGGAAAAAGGCTGCTGTGGAGAATGCGGTTCGCCCTTCGAGCAGATGGTTATTTACCAACAGCCTTCGCTTTCAACCCAGAAGTGA